Proteins encoded within one genomic window of Geotalea daltonii FRC-32:
- a CDS encoding agmatine deiminase family protein, with protein MARLPAEWEEQDGVLVAWPHEDSDWRPWLGAVEPVFVEIAKQISRQERVVVVAPETSPVADKLKDAGAVMERIFFRQLPTNDTWSRDFGPITVQEGKKTLLLDFGFNGWGLKFAADRDNQVSRRLHEGGIFGSIPLKTVGLILEGGSIESDGRGTILTTAECLLDANRNPHLGKTDIETALAELLGAGHFLWLENGFLAGDDTDSHIDTLARLCPDDTIAYVRCDDPQDEHYQALKAMEEELVRFRTREGRPYRLVPLPWPEAKYDEDGERLPATYANFLIINNAVLVPTYQDNSDRAALAAIAEAFPRHEVIGIDCLPLILQHGSLHCVTMQLPKGTLI; from the coding sequence ATGGCAAGATTACCCGCAGAATGGGAAGAACAGGATGGGGTGCTGGTGGCATGGCCCCACGAAGACAGTGACTGGCGGCCGTGGCTCGGGGCGGTGGAACCGGTTTTCGTGGAAATTGCCAAGCAGATCAGCCGCCAGGAAAGGGTAGTGGTCGTTGCTCCCGAGACCTCACCTGTTGCAGACAAGCTCAAAGATGCCGGTGCAGTGATGGAAAGGATCTTTTTCAGGCAGCTGCCTACCAATGACACCTGGTCGAGGGATTTCGGCCCGATTACGGTCCAGGAGGGCAAAAAAACACTCCTGCTGGATTTCGGTTTCAACGGCTGGGGATTGAAATTTGCCGCCGATAGAGACAACCAGGTGAGCCGCCGACTCCATGAGGGGGGGATTTTCGGCTCTATACCGCTGAAAACCGTCGGCCTGATCCTGGAAGGTGGAAGCATTGAAAGTGATGGCAGAGGCACCATACTTACCACCGCCGAATGCCTGTTGGATGCCAACCGTAACCCGCACCTCGGCAAAACGGACATTGAAACGGCCCTGGCCGAGCTCCTGGGTGCAGGACACTTCCTCTGGCTGGAAAACGGTTTTTTGGCAGGAGATGATACGGACAGCCACATCGATACCCTGGCCAGGCTCTGCCCGGACGACACCATTGCCTATGTCAGGTGCGACGACCCTCAGGATGAGCATTATCAGGCGCTGAAAGCCATGGAGGAGGAACTTGTCCGTTTCAGAACCAGGGAAGGGCGTCCTTACAGGCTGGTGCCGCTCCCCTGGCCGGAGGCCAAATATGACGAGGATGGGGAGCGTCTGCCGGCCACCTACGCCAACTTTCTCATCATCAATAACGCGGTGCTGGTCCCCACCTATCAGGATAACAGCGATCGGGCAGCCCTGGCAGCCATAGCTGAGGCCTTCCCCAGGCATGAGGTAATCGGCATTGATTGCCTGCCGCTGATCCTCCAGCATGGCTCACTGCATTGCGTCACCATGCAGTTGCCCAAAGGAACGCTTATATAA